From Actinomycetota bacterium:
CGGTCTTCGCAGCGTACATACGCGAATCCGCCACGCGGGTCAGCGTCCTCAGCTCGTTGCCATCCTCCGGTGCGTGAGCCGCCCCCATGCTCACGCCGGTACCGAAGAAGCGAGCGCCCACCTCCGCGAGAAGATCGCCAAACCGCATGTGCAGGACCTCGTAGCCCTCTCGACCGGCCCCCGGCAACACCAGTGCGAACTCATCGCCCCCGATGCGGTAAGCCGCATCGGAGACTCGACAGCCTTCCCGCAGCGCCTGAGCAACAGCAGCCAGTAGGGCGTCGCCCGTGGCATGGCCCCGCTCGTCGTTGACGCGTTTCAGTTCGTCGACGTCGGCGATCGCCACGGTCAGCGGTGTCTTGTCTCGCAAGGATCGGGCGAGTGATCTCTTCAGGTCTCTCTCGAACGCCCTGCGATTCCCGAGGCCGGTCATCACATCCTCGAGTGCCATGCGCTCCACGAGCCGATGCTCAGCTTCAAGTTCGAGTGCGGTCTCGTCGAGAGCCCTGGTGCGGTGCTGGAGCTGTTCAACCAGGACGGAGATGGCTACGCCTTCGACCGTGAACACCGTCACGCGTATCCACTCGGATACCGAAGTCATGAACACTTGCGGTCCGATGATCAGTGGGATG
This genomic window contains:
- a CDS encoding diguanylate cyclase, which encodes MPSSWRQHKIAGILVGAVAAAAITWLRLALASHLAGSDMALVFYISAVILASAIGGATAGLATTALSLSAGIPLIIGPQVFMTSVSEWIRVTVFTVEGVAISVLVEQLQHRTRALDETALELEAEHRLVERMALEDVMTGLGNRRAFERDLKRSLARSLRDKTPLTVAIADVDELKRVNDERGHATGDALLAAVAQALREGCRVSDAAYRIGGDEFALVLPGAGREGYEVLHMRFGDLLAEVGARFFGTGVSMGAAHAPEDGNELRTLTRVADSRMYAAKT